In a single window of the Rhopalosiphum padi isolate XX-2018 chromosome 1, ASM2088224v1, whole genome shotgun sequence genome:
- the LOC132925333 gene encoding uncharacterized protein LOC132925333 gives MPSSVSAFSPWHVTPLPDAVTDFVEKSPPLTTQTVSSKTWMPLMATMPVEPKILRRAARVAIVSPRSVKPPSPTTQTLSAVPSRPVAPKLLRRAAFVAGISLGRVVKPPSLTMQTISDVPSRPVAPKLLRRAARVAGISSGPVTKPPLPKVADVLSCPVASSHLRHVAPTSMWRVVIRLLRTVGATNLRSAVETPSQTDSAVALVTADTVATVPIAAAAASPTDAVVPSCSVNESPSPIVAITPPRPLPPLLRGMLPLLLRGGLSSRLRGQLPRRNHG, from the coding sequence ATGCCTTCATCGGTTTCTGCTTTTTCACCATGGCATGTCACGCCACTGCCGGATGCTGTTAcagattttgttgaaaaatcgCCTCCGCTAACGACGCAAACGGTTTCTTCCAAAACATGGATGCCATTGATGGCAACGATGCCCGTCGAGCCTAAGATTTTACGGCGTGCTGCTCGTGTTGCAATCGTTTCTCCGAGATCAGTTAAGCCGCCTTCGCCAACGACGCAAACTCTTTCGGCTGTGCCATCGAGGCCCGTGGCGCCTAAACTTTTGCGGCGTGCTGCATTTGTTGCAGGCATTTCTTTAGGACGAGTGGTTAAGCCGCCTTCGCTGACGATGCAAACTATTTCGGATGTTCCATCGAGGCCCGTGGCCCCTAAACTTTTGCGGCGTGCTGCACGTGTTGCGGGTATTTCTTCAGGACCAGTGACCAAGCCGCCTTTGCCGAAAGTGGCTGATGTGCTTTCGTGCCCCGTCGCTTCCAGTCATTTGCGCCATGTCGCGCCTACGTCTATGTGGCGTGTTGTCATTAGGCTTTTGCGCACAGTTGGTGCTACTAATTTGAGATCAGCAGTCGAGACGCCTTCGCAGACTGATAGCGCCGTGGCTTTGGTGACTGCAGATACCGTTGCGACTGTGCCGATTGCTGCCGCTGCGGCTTCACCGACTGATGCCGTTGTGCCTTCGTGTTCCGTTAACGAGTCGCCTTCGCCGATTGTTGCCATTACGCCTCCACGGCCGTTGCCGCCGCTGCTCCGCGGTATGTTGCCGTTACTTCTCCGCGGCGGGTTATCTAGTCGCCTTCGTGGACAATTGCCACGTCGAAACCATGGCTAG